The proteins below are encoded in one region of Rubripirellula reticaptiva:
- a CDS encoding TVP38/TMEM64 family protein produces the protein MTTAEADTSLEQKDVQARESADAKPSRSVNRKLRMLFAGSILTLMAYLYWQDQLTQESLKQFGAALPTWLFLPAYLVLPLFGFPISVALLASGLKYGFALSILIAFVGMAFHTFVAWHIAHGNHRRRLEAWLSQTRFELPTIPERHQIWFTALFVTVPGLPYALKLYSLALTNLPFRRYMFIVWFCHVMNSVVFIGLGAAAAKVDPKLMIGAAVLAVLMLAISTWLKALLNKRSANNEVT, from the coding sequence ATGACAACTGCCGAGGCAGACACTTCGCTCGAACAAAAAGATGTTCAGGCACGAGAATCTGCTGATGCTAAACCGTCGCGTTCCGTCAACCGAAAATTGCGAATGCTCTTTGCAGGGAGCATTCTGACGCTGATGGCCTATTTGTATTGGCAAGACCAGTTGACTCAGGAGAGCCTAAAACAATTCGGGGCCGCGTTACCGACTTGGTTGTTTCTTCCCGCTTATCTCGTTCTGCCGCTGTTCGGATTTCCAATCAGTGTCGCCCTGCTGGCAAGTGGCCTGAAATACGGATTTGCGTTGTCCATCTTGATTGCTTTTGTGGGTATGGCGTTTCACACATTCGTTGCGTGGCATATTGCGCATGGAAATCATCGTCGACGCTTGGAAGCATGGCTTAGCCAGACTCGTTTCGAACTGCCGACAATTCCCGAGCGGCATCAGATCTGGTTCACCGCTTTGTTTGTGACCGTGCCGGGATTGCCGTATGCATTAAAGCTGTATTCTTTGGCACTGACAAACCTGCCGTTTCGGCGTTACATGTTCATTGTCTGGTTCTGCCATGTGATGAACTCTGTGGTCTTTATCGGACTCGGTGCCGCGGCGGCAAAAGTCGACCCGAAGCTGATGATCGGAGCGGCAGTCCTTGCTGTGCTGATGCTCGCCATTTCGACTTGGCTAAAGGCACTGCTGAATAAGCGATCCGCTAACAACGAAGTAACTTAG
- a CDS encoding HAD hydrolase family protein, translating to MKVKLDESLPQYSIWLGGISSIDVTKKGTDKAYSIRKIREIFGVQFSEMIFVGDALFPDANDYPAK from the coding sequence ATGAAAGTTAAACTGGATGAATCGTTGCCTCAGTACTCTATCTGGCTCGGAGGCATCTCGTCCATTGACGTGACCAAGAAGGGCACCGACAAAGCGTATAGCATCCGGAAGATTCGCGAAATTTTTGGCGTTCAATTCAGCGAAATGATCTTCGTCGGCGATGCCCTGTTTCCAGACGCAAATGACTACCCAGCAAAATAG
- a CDS encoding histidine phosphatase family protein yields the protein MTLRLYFMRHGETEWSKSGQHTGRADIPLTANGQQEARRLGERIRSITFDHVLVSPLKRARQTCELAACSEGAETEPDLIEWDNGDYEGQTHADVDTQRPDWNLFRDGCPGGEMPDEVSARADRLIRRLKKLDGNVALFAHSHIGRVLGARWIELPVQVGEHLILNTASLSILCYQHEDSNVPAIESWNGGNES from the coding sequence ATGACACTACGACTATATTTCATGCGACACGGCGAGACGGAGTGGTCCAAGTCAGGTCAGCACACTGGCCGTGCTGATATTCCTTTGACCGCAAACGGCCAACAAGAGGCCCGGCGACTTGGTGAGCGAATTCGTTCGATCACGTTTGACCACGTATTAGTCAGTCCGCTTAAGCGAGCCCGCCAGACTTGCGAACTGGCTGCTTGCAGCGAAGGCGCCGAGACGGAGCCCGATCTGATTGAATGGGACAATGGCGACTATGAAGGGCAAACGCATGCAGATGTCGACACGCAACGGCCTGATTGGAATCTCTTTCGCGATGGATGTCCCGGTGGCGAAATGCCTGATGAAGTCTCTGCTCGTGCTGATCGGCTGATCAGGCGACTCAAGAAACTTGATGGCAACGTTGCCTTGTTTGCACACAGCCACATCGGGCGAGTGCTGGGGGCAAGATGGATCGAATTGCCTGTTCAAGTCGGCGAGCATCTGATTCTTAACACAGCATCGCTGAGCATCCTGTGTTACCAACACGAAGACAGCAACGTGCCAGCGATCGAGTCATGGAACGGTGGAAACGAATCATGA
- a CDS encoding SpoIIAA family protein: MSVELSEVQNGNVLEIRITGKLDTEAYKLFLPSVERQIEEFGKIRILFSMHDFHGWDAGAMWQDIKFDAKHFNDIERLAIVGETKWEHGMAVFCKPFTTAKIKYFDQSDIESARQWLVE; the protein is encoded by the coding sequence ATGTCTGTCGAATTGAGCGAAGTCCAAAACGGAAACGTGTTGGAGATTCGAATTACCGGGAAGCTCGATACAGAAGCTTACAAATTGTTCTTGCCTTCGGTCGAACGCCAGATCGAAGAGTTCGGGAAGATTCGGATACTGTTTTCCATGCATGATTTTCATGGATGGGATGCAGGTGCGATGTGGCAAGACATCAAGTTTGATGCAAAGCACTTTAACGACATTGAACGTCTAGCGATCGTTGGTGAGACGAAGTGGGAACATGGCATGGCCGTTTTCTGTAAGCCATTCACGACTGCGAAAATCAAGTACTTTGACCAAAGCGACATCGAATCAGCTCGCCAATGGCTTGTGGAATAG
- a CDS encoding phosphoketolase family protein has product MAALQQERKITPELLHKMDAYWRAANYLSVGQIYLYDNPLLKRPLERSHVKPTLLGHWGTTPGQNFIYVHLNRVIQAFDLNMFYVSGPGHGGPAIVGNTYLEGTYSEVYPEITRDEAGLKKLFKQFSFPGGIPSHVSPECPGSIHEGGELGYSLSHAFGAVFDNPDLIAACVVGDGEAETGPLATSWHSNKFLNPITDGVVLPILHLNGYKIANPTVFARIPHKELKQFFKGCGWKPYFVEGDDPETMHKQMAQVMDKVIEEIRDIQSNARDNDDASRPRWPMIVLNSPKGWTGPKFVDGLQVEGTFRAHQVPLHIDDDHPGHLEQLEEWMKSYRPEELFDEQGRLFEELAELAPVGARRMGANPHANGGLLLKDLIMPDFRKHAVEVPAPGAVEAADTHVLGEFLRDVVKLNRKQRNFRIFGPDETLSNRLNSVFEVTDRQWEARTKDNDEFLDNDGRVMEMLSEHQCEGWLEGYLLTGRHGLFNSYEAFIHIIDSMFNQHAKWLKITAEIPWREKIASLNYLLASHVWQQAHNGFTHQDPGFIDHVANKKASVVRIYLPPDANCLLSVWDHCLRSRDYVNVVVAGKYKAPQWLSMEDAVKHCTAGIGKWDWASNDGDAEPDVVMACCGDVPTLETLAAVSILREHLPDLKVRVVNVVDLMKLQPASEHPHGLSDKDFDALFTCDKPIIFAFHGYPSLIHQLTYRRTNHTNLHVRGYKEEGTITTTFDMTVLNDLDRFHLVMDTIDRLPQTGNAGARLKKQLIDKLQEHYTYIRKHGLDMPEIREWKWSKEIAINDCQTAD; this is encoded by the coding sequence ATGGCTGCGCTGCAACAAGAACGAAAAATCACACCCGAACTGCTGCACAAGATGGATGCCTACTGGCGCGCGGCAAACTACTTGTCGGTTGGCCAGATCTATTTGTACGACAACCCGCTGCTGAAGCGACCGCTGGAGCGATCGCATGTAAAGCCAACACTGCTCGGCCACTGGGGGACGACGCCGGGCCAGAACTTCATTTATGTGCATTTGAATCGTGTGATTCAAGCGTTCGATTTAAACATGTTTTACGTCTCCGGTCCCGGGCATGGCGGGCCAGCAATCGTTGGGAACACGTATCTCGAAGGGACCTATAGCGAAGTCTACCCCGAGATCACGCGGGATGAAGCTGGACTGAAAAAACTGTTCAAACAGTTTTCATTTCCTGGTGGTATCCCCAGCCACGTTTCGCCCGAATGTCCTGGTTCGATCCATGAAGGTGGCGAACTTGGCTACTCGCTCAGCCATGCTTTTGGGGCGGTGTTTGATAATCCGGATTTGATCGCGGCCTGTGTGGTAGGAGACGGCGAAGCGGAAACTGGGCCGCTTGCCACGTCTTGGCACTCGAACAAATTCCTTAACCCGATCACCGATGGCGTTGTCCTGCCAATCTTGCATTTGAACGGATACAAGATCGCGAATCCAACGGTCTTTGCCCGCATCCCTCATAAGGAATTGAAACAGTTCTTCAAGGGCTGTGGGTGGAAGCCGTATTTCGTCGAAGGCGACGATCCTGAGACGATGCACAAGCAGATGGCACAGGTGATGGACAAGGTGATTGAAGAAATTCGCGACATTCAATCAAATGCACGCGATAACGACGATGCGTCCCGACCACGGTGGCCGATGATTGTGCTCAATTCGCCTAAGGGTTGGACCGGGCCAAAATTCGTTGATGGCTTGCAAGTCGAAGGAACCTTCCGGGCACATCAAGTGCCACTGCACATTGACGATGATCACCCGGGACATCTGGAACAACTTGAAGAATGGATGAAGAGCTACCGACCGGAAGAGCTATTCGATGAACAGGGGCGATTGTTTGAGGAGCTAGCCGAATTGGCTCCGGTTGGAGCGCGGCGGATGGGAGCCAATCCACACGCCAATGGCGGATTGCTGTTAAAGGATCTGATCATGCCAGATTTCAGGAAGCATGCGGTTGAGGTGCCGGCTCCTGGTGCTGTAGAAGCCGCTGACACGCACGTCCTGGGTGAGTTTCTTCGCGACGTCGTCAAGCTCAATCGCAAGCAACGAAACTTTCGCATCTTCGGGCCGGATGAAACTCTTTCCAATCGCTTGAACTCGGTCTTTGAAGTCACAGATCGGCAGTGGGAAGCTCGCACAAAAGACAATGACGAGTTCTTGGACAATGACGGGCGTGTCATGGAAATGCTCAGCGAGCATCAATGCGAAGGATGGCTTGAGGGCTACCTGCTGACGGGCAGACACGGGCTCTTCAACAGTTACGAAGCGTTCATTCACATCATTGATTCGATGTTCAACCAACACGCAAAGTGGCTCAAAATCACAGCCGAAATACCGTGGCGTGAAAAGATTGCGTCGCTGAACTATCTGCTCGCTTCGCACGTTTGGCAGCAAGCTCACAACGGCTTCACGCATCAAGACCCGGGATTCATCGACCACGTCGCGAACAAGAAAGCGTCAGTGGTTCGTATCTATCTGCCGCCCGACGCGAATTGTTTGCTGTCCGTGTGGGATCACTGTTTGCGGAGTCGAGACTATGTAAATGTGGTCGTTGCGGGTAAATACAAAGCACCTCAGTGGTTGTCAATGGAGGACGCGGTCAAGCACTGCACCGCTGGCATCGGCAAATGGGATTGGGCGAGCAACGATGGCGACGCCGAACCGGATGTCGTCATGGCTTGCTGTGGTGACGTGCCGACGCTTGAGACCTTGGCCGCGGTTTCTATTCTGCGGGAACACTTGCCCGACCTGAAAGTTCGCGTTGTGAACGTCGTTGACCTAATGAAGTTGCAACCGGCATCCGAACATCCACACGGGCTGAGTGATAAAGATTTTGACGCGTTGTTCACTTGCGACAAGCCGATCATCTTTGCCTTTCACGGTTATCCGTCATTGATTCACCAGCTGACCTACAGACGAACCAATCACACAAATTTACATGTTCGCGGCTACAAGGAAGAAGGGACGATCACGACGACCTTCGACATGACTGTTCTGAATGATCTCGACCGGTTTCATCTGGTGATGGACACCATCGACCGCTTGCCGCAGACCGGCAATGCGGGCGCTCGATTGAAAAAACAACTCATCGACAAGCTGCAAGAACACTACACGTATATCCGCAAACACGGCCTCGACATGCCGGAGATTCGCGAGTGGAAATGGAGCAAGGAAATTGCAATCAATGACTGTCAAACGGCGGATTGA
- the glgP gene encoding alpha-glucan family phosphorylase — translation MTVNPRHVHPIYDLFPIEIDGVDSLAELALDLRSSWNHATDEVWRRLDAELWKNTHNPWVVLQTVSRQRLEQVLGDVDFRAKVDGLLSIRRQTAEQPAWFQQTHADSPLSCVAYFSMEFMLSEALPIYSGGLGNVAGDQLKAASDLGVPVVAVGLLYQQGYFRQTIDIEGQQHALYPYNDPGQLPIRPLRGEDGEWLRLKIELPGYSVWLRAWQVQVGRVKLYLLDSNDAANFPAHRGITSELYGGGPELRLKQEMILGIGGWRLLAALGIAPEVCHLNEGHAAFAILERARSYMDASGQSFEVALAVTRAGNLFTTHTAVTAGFDRFSPSLIKQYLGRYAEQRLGISVDELLALGRQNRNDISEPFNMAYLAIRGSGSVNGVSRLHGQVSRHIFEPLFPKWPEEEVPVRHVTNGVHMPSWDSAAADALWTHSCGKNRWLGMSETLECDIYRVSDEQLWRFRVDSSHSLVEYTRERLSGQLAASGSSPEEVEAAKHLLDPSTLTLGFARRFATYKRPNLLLHDPDRLLRLLANSERPVQLIIAGKAHPADVAGQDLIRKWIEFIRHPIARSHVIFLSDYDMLLAEHLVQGVDVWINTPRRPWEASGTSGMKVLVNGGINLSELDGWWAEAYTPEVGWAIGDGQEHGDDPAWDAFEAEQLYSLLENEVVSEFYDRNEQGIPARWLSRMRASMSQLTPLFSAVRTVREYTDEHYLPAAFDYRNRSALGGTVGTNIVHWQHSLRDKWSSLKFGDVRVESTDEEHVFEVDVFFDGLDPNSVRVEIYANAVSDEASVRQAMSRTETPDETESHWATYHVSVRATRPPAHFTPRIVPNHDSVSVPLELDLIRWQR, via the coding sequence ATGACGGTTAACCCGCGTCATGTGCATCCGATCTATGATCTCTTTCCCATCGAAATTGACGGTGTCGATTCGCTGGCCGAGTTGGCGCTCGACTTGCGGTCATCATGGAATCACGCGACCGATGAAGTTTGGCGTCGATTGGATGCCGAATTGTGGAAGAATACGCACAATCCGTGGGTGGTGCTGCAAACGGTGTCACGTCAGCGACTGGAGCAAGTGCTTGGCGATGTTGATTTTCGTGCAAAGGTTGATGGATTGCTCAGCATTCGCCGACAAACGGCAGAGCAACCAGCTTGGTTTCAACAAACGCATGCTGACTCGCCGCTCAGTTGCGTCGCGTACTTTAGTATGGAGTTCATGCTCAGTGAAGCATTGCCAATCTATTCCGGTGGTCTTGGCAATGTCGCCGGCGATCAACTCAAAGCAGCCAGCGACCTGGGCGTGCCGGTTGTCGCGGTAGGGCTGCTCTATCAACAAGGCTACTTTCGGCAAACCATTGACATCGAAGGGCAACAGCACGCACTGTATCCCTACAACGATCCTGGCCAGTTGCCGATTCGTCCACTTCGGGGCGAGGACGGCGAATGGTTGCGTTTGAAAATTGAGTTGCCGGGCTACTCGGTGTGGCTAAGAGCTTGGCAAGTTCAGGTTGGTCGAGTGAAGCTGTATTTGCTAGACAGCAATGATGCCGCAAACTTCCCAGCACACCGAGGCATTACCAGCGAACTGTATGGTGGCGGACCAGAGTTACGTCTCAAACAAGAAATGATTCTCGGCATTGGCGGCTGGCGATTGCTGGCGGCACTTGGGATCGCACCGGAAGTATGTCACTTGAACGAAGGCCATGCCGCCTTTGCCATCTTGGAACGCGCACGCAGCTACATGGATGCATCGGGACAGTCATTCGAGGTGGCACTTGCGGTGACGCGAGCCGGAAATCTTTTCACAACGCATACTGCGGTGACGGCGGGTTTTGATCGGTTTTCTCCAAGCTTGATCAAGCAGTATCTCGGTCGGTACGCCGAGCAGAGGCTGGGTATTTCCGTCGATGAACTGCTCGCACTCGGTCGACAGAATCGCAACGACATTTCGGAGCCATTTAACATGGCCTACTTGGCGATCCGTGGCAGCGGTAGCGTTAATGGTGTCAGTCGTTTGCATGGACAAGTCAGCCGCCACATTTTTGAGCCTCTGTTCCCGAAATGGCCCGAAGAAGAAGTTCCTGTGCGGCACGTAACGAACGGCGTCCACATGCCAAGTTGGGATTCGGCGGCGGCGGATGCGCTTTGGACTCATTCGTGTGGAAAGAATCGTTGGCTTGGAATGAGCGAAACGCTCGAGTGCGATATCTATCGCGTATCCGACGAACAACTATGGCGGTTCCGCGTTGATTCATCGCACTCACTCGTCGAATACACCCGCGAACGATTGTCGGGGCAATTGGCGGCTTCGGGTTCATCGCCCGAAGAAGTCGAAGCAGCCAAGCATCTGCTTGACCCAAGCACCTTGACGCTCGGCTTTGCCCGTCGGTTCGCAACGTACAAACGCCCCAACCTGTTGTTGCATGACCCCGATCGGCTATTGCGTTTGCTCGCCAACTCCGAACGTCCTGTTCAACTTATCATCGCTGGCAAGGCTCATCCTGCGGACGTTGCCGGACAGGACTTGATTCGCAAGTGGATCGAATTCATCCGACACCCGATTGCGCGCAGTCACGTGATCTTCTTGAGCGATTATGACATGTTGCTGGCCGAACACTTGGTTCAAGGCGTCGACGTTTGGATCAACACGCCTCGTCGTCCTTGGGAGGCCAGCGGAACTAGCGGCATGAAAGTGCTCGTCAATGGCGGCATCAATTTGTCCGAGCTAGATGGTTGGTGGGCCGAAGCTTACACGCCCGAAGTTGGTTGGGCGATAGGCGATGGTCAAGAACACGGTGACGATCCAGCCTGGGATGCCTTCGAGGCCGAACAGCTCTATAGCCTGCTCGAAAACGAAGTCGTCTCCGAATTTTACGACCGCAACGAACAAGGAATCCCAGCTCGATGGCTCTCACGCATGCGGGCCAGTATGTCGCAATTGACGCCACTGTTCTCAGCCGTCCGCACAGTGCGTGAATACACCGACGAGCACTACCTACCTGCGGCCTTCGACTATCGCAACCGATCGGCACTCGGCGGCACCGTAGGGACCAATATTGTTCACTGGCAACATTCGCTTCGTGACAAGTGGTCCTCCCTGAAGTTCGGCGACGTGCGAGTAGAGTCCACCGATGAAGAGCATGTTTTTGAAGTCGATGTTTTCTTCGATGGGCTGGATCCGAACTCTGTGCGAGTGGAGATATACGCCAACGCAGTTTCTGACGAAGCATCCGTTCGACAAGCGATGTCTCGAACAGAAACGCCCGATGAAACAGAGTCACACTGGGCGACTTATCACGTATCCGTCAGAGCAACACGCCCGCCCGCCCACTTCACACCACGCATTGTACCGAACCATGACAGCGTTAGTGTTCCATTGGAACTCGATCTGATCCGGTGGCAGCGATGA
- a CDS encoding class I fructose-bisphosphate aldolase, whose translation MTVKRRIETAKAMFADGKGMLAMDENDATCSKRFSAQGIPQMEKRRHDYRDMIVTTRGLSDCISGMIVDE comes from the coding sequence ATGACTGTCAAACGGCGGATTGAAACCGCAAAAGCGATGTTCGCCGACGGCAAGGGAATGCTGGCGATGGATGAAAATGATGCGACTTGCAGCAAACGATTTTCGGCACAAGGCATCCCGCAAATGGAGAAACGCCGTCATGACTACCGCGATATGATCGTCACGACCCGGGGTTTGAGTGATTGCATTAGTGGCATGATCGTCGATGAATAA
- a CDS encoding response regulator translates to MIPPLRIAIADDEADIRQYFRRLLPRLGYRLVGEAQNGLELVKLCLSEKPDLVITDVMMPEMSGIEAAVEINKTQNVPVIILSSHERPSCEDEGQTETTGIIDYLQKPVSLSDLKAAILRACPAA, encoded by the coding sequence GTGATACCTCCCTTACGAATTGCCATTGCCGACGACGAAGCCGATATACGGCAGTACTTTCGTCGGCTCTTGCCTCGACTCGGCTATCGGTTGGTTGGTGAAGCGCAGAACGGTCTCGAGCTGGTGAAACTTTGTCTTAGTGAAAAGCCCGATCTCGTCATCACCGACGTGATGATGCCTGAGATGTCGGGTATCGAAGCGGCAGTGGAAATCAATAAGACGCAAAACGTTCCTGTCATCATTTTGTCGTCCCACGAACGACCGAGCTGCGAAGACGAAGGACAGACAGAAACCACCGGCATCATCGACTATCTTCAAAAGCCCGTGAGCCTATCCGACCTGAAAGCAGCCATCCTACGGGCCTGCCCCGCAGCGTGA
- a CDS encoding endonuclease/exonuclease/phosphatase family protein, which translates to MLTKLGKTYRRLRRGLSRSHLLSRWLGYGVAKSESHKPGLIILQLDGLSRQQFEAAIEKKRLPFLKELIERRYFHRLSFYSGIPSTTPAVQAEVMYGVKGAVPAFQFLHRKSGKVFRMYDHDAVKTVVEEFLDDAKPLLESGASYSNIYSGGAKEARCCFETTDVPRVLEALNPLRLMSIFFLYFFTLLRIALLTGVEVIIGLADMIQGIFARREWISEIKFVPARVLVSIVLREWVRIAVKLSVAQGTIVIYANLLGYDEQSHRRGPSSAFAHWGLKGIDKTIEDIFKTAKLSDARDYEVVVFSDHGQEETRIYEFETGQTIQNAVADALRDGPLGHHMVRSLDPTNGEKHLDQRMRQLMKIKRGRTEAPKITESELAEQVIVTAQGPIGHVYFPVLVPDEAKATCAEDLVTRGQVPLVVYRTDDGKVLARNARGLWILPDDIQQVCGDSHPFAHEVADDLAALTENENSGDVVICGWDPKLPPLTFVRENGAHGSIGAQETRGFALLPTMMKHHARTTFAGEKYIRGVDLYDGAGRFLKKWESDEAQLKHDANRSAKDRHVVAAKNELDGQKEFSLRVMTYNTHHCIGMDGKCRPLRIANVISSVDADIIALQEMDVNRQRSGSQDQTAFIAAHLGMSHCFFPVWLSDAEQYGLSIISRFPMSVVQQKVLTDFDHRDKREARGAIWVSIETNAGRVHVLNTHLGLTQKERSKQVDELLSERWLSDLPKKEPVIFAGDLNAGPTSQTMKRLTKLMHCAQTLAEDHQPQKTFASVMPMRRIDHILVSHHFRVERVNVPKTHTAVVASDHLPVCAELVLFGDDCSHPKTMRVAGNLLSGGLTSGEVVTNGRS; encoded by the coding sequence ATGCTCACCAAACTCGGAAAAACCTATCGCCGCCTTCGTCGCGGGCTCAGCCGAAGTCATTTGCTCAGTCGGTGGTTGGGGTATGGTGTCGCGAAATCCGAATCGCACAAACCCGGACTAATCATCCTGCAGCTCGATGGTCTATCGCGTCAACAATTCGAGGCCGCAATTGAAAAGAAGCGTTTGCCGTTTCTGAAGGAACTGATTGAGCGCCGCTATTTTCACCGTCTGAGTTTCTATTCGGGTATCCCGTCAACGACGCCAGCCGTGCAGGCGGAAGTCATGTACGGAGTGAAGGGAGCTGTACCGGCGTTTCAGTTTCTGCATCGGAAGTCTGGTAAAGTGTTTCGAATGTATGACCACGACGCCGTCAAAACGGTCGTCGAGGAGTTTCTGGACGATGCAAAGCCGTTGTTAGAGAGCGGAGCGAGCTATTCCAACATCTATTCCGGTGGAGCCAAGGAGGCTCGTTGCTGTTTCGAAACGACGGACGTCCCTCGCGTTTTAGAGGCGTTGAATCCCCTGCGATTGATGTCCATTTTCTTCCTCTACTTCTTCACGTTGTTGCGGATCGCTTTGTTGACCGGTGTCGAAGTGATCATCGGACTCGCCGATATGATCCAAGGAATTTTCGCGCGACGCGAATGGATCAGTGAGATCAAGTTCGTCCCCGCCCGGGTGCTCGTGTCAATCGTGCTTCGCGAATGGGTGCGAATCGCCGTCAAACTATCGGTGGCCCAAGGAACGATCGTCATCTATGCGAACCTGCTGGGCTACGACGAGCAGTCCCATCGCCGAGGCCCCTCATCCGCGTTCGCACACTGGGGTTTGAAGGGCATTGATAAGACGATTGAAGACATCTTCAAGACGGCCAAACTATCGGACGCGCGAGACTACGAAGTCGTTGTGTTTTCTGACCACGGTCAGGAAGAAACTCGTATTTACGAATTCGAAACTGGTCAGACCATTCAGAACGCGGTCGCGGACGCCTTGAGAGACGGACCGCTGGGCCATCATATGGTTCGAAGTCTCGATCCAACGAACGGTGAAAAACACCTGGACCAGCGGATGCGTCAACTGATGAAAATCAAACGGGGGCGAACAGAAGCTCCAAAGATCACAGAGAGCGAACTGGCAGAACAAGTCATCGTCACTGCTCAGGGACCGATCGGACATGTTTACTTTCCGGTGCTCGTCCCGGACGAGGCAAAGGCTACCTGTGCGGAAGATCTCGTGACGCGGGGACAAGTTCCGCTGGTTGTATATCGAACCGACGATGGCAAGGTGTTGGCGCGGAACGCTAGAGGCCTGTGGATATTGCCGGATGACATTCAGCAGGTTTGCGGTGATAGCCATCCATTCGCACATGAAGTGGCCGACGATCTGGCGGCGCTGACGGAAAACGAAAATTCAGGTGACGTGGTTATCTGTGGTTGGGATCCAAAACTGCCACCACTGACGTTTGTGCGGGAAAATGGAGCTCACGGCAGTATAGGAGCCCAAGAAACGCGAGGCTTCGCGTTGTTGCCCACGATGATGAAACACCATGCGAGAACGACCTTTGCAGGAGAAAAGTACATTCGTGGAGTGGATCTATATGACGGAGCGGGAAGATTTCTAAAAAAATGGGAATCCGATGAGGCCCAACTGAAGCATGATGCTAATCGCTCGGCGAAAGATCGGCACGTTGTTGCTGCGAAGAATGAACTGGATGGACAGAAAGAGTTTAGCCTTCGTGTAATGACGTACAACACGCACCATTGCATCGGCATGGATGGAAAATGTCGACCTCTTCGAATTGCGAATGTTATTTCCAGTGTTGACGCTGACATTATTGCGTTACAGGAGATGGACGTGAATCGACAACGATCCGGTTCGCAGGATCAAACGGCTTTCATCGCCGCTCACCTGGGAATGTCTCATTGCTTCTTTCCAGTCTGGTTATCGGATGCGGAGCAATACGGCCTTTCGATCATCAGCCGTTTTCCGATGTCTGTCGTGCAGCAGAAAGTTCTCACCGACTTTGATCATCGAGACAAACGAGAAGCCCGCGGAGCCATCTGGGTGTCGATTGAAACCAACGCGGGTCGCGTCCATGTTCTAAATACTCACCTGGGACTGACGCAGAAGGAACGCAGCAAACAAGTTGACGAGCTTCTCAGCGAACGGTGGCTGAGTGACCTGCCGAAGAAAGAACCCGTCATCTTTGCCGGTGACTTGAACGCTGGTCCGACGTCACAGACAATGAAGCGACTGACGAAACTGATGCATTGTGCTCAGACGCTGGCCGAAGACCATCAACCTCAAAAAACGTTTGCCTCCGTCATGCCGATGCGACGCATCGACCACATCTTGGTCAGTCACCATTTTCGAGTGGAACGCGTCAACGTACCAAAGACACATACGGCGGTCGTGGCGTCTGATCACCTGCCAGTGTGCGCGGAACTTGTCTTGTTTGGCGATGATTGTTCCCACCCAAAAACCATGAGAGTTGCTGGAAATCTCTTGTCAGGCGGCCTTACATCGGGAGAAGTCGTGACGAATGGTAGGTCCTAG